Sequence from the Aromatoleum petrolei genome:
TCTCGACACACCCTTCGAGCACATAGATTGCGGTCTCGTATCCGCGATGCCGATGCGGCGCCGCGACACCGCCCGGCGGAATGACCACCAGGTGCATGGACAGCCCCCGGCTGCCCGCCGAGTCCCCCGAGATTCCGACGAAATACGGCAGGCGCTGCCGTGTGGCGATTTCGCGGTCCGGACGCTGTGCGACCACCGTGCGTGAAGGATCGGAGACTGATTTCGGCATGCTGATTCCCCAGCGCAGACGGCACGGCGGCGAAGCGGCCGCACCCGACTCAGCCTAGACCGCCTATCCACCGCTGTCGAGGCGGCTCACGGCCCGGACTTACCCCTGTGCGAGCTCCGGATACTCCTGTCGCAGCGTCTCACCGTCGCGCTTCCACGCAAGGCATTCGCCGATAAAGGCCACTGCACGCGAATCCGGCCAGCGCCGCGGGTCCGGGTCGATCGCAACCTGCTGCGCCATGCGGTCCGGCCACGAGGCCTGCATATAGGTGTTGCCGACCTGGGTGATCAGGTCGGTGAGATGCGCACATCCCTGATCGCTACCGATGCGCTCGCGAATCTGCCGCCCGAAACCCGGCCCAATCTGCAACCCGATCAGGCGGCCGTATGACTCGGTCGCTGCGGGACACGCGCCCCATGGTGCCGCGCGCATTACAGCCCGTACGTCGAGGATCGTGAAGTTGTCGTCGATCAGGAAATCGATGCCCATATGGTGCATGAATTCACCGGCGCGCACCGGAGCGCGCGAACGGAAGGGGACGTCCTCGCCCTTCTCGTCCATCACCGTCGCCTCGATTTCCCACAGGCCATCCTTGCGCCGGAAGGCGCGGCAGGTGATCTGGCGTGTATGCGTGAGCTCGCGCTCGCAGTCTCCAAACATTCCCTTCCTCTTCGACGCTGCTCATCACCACCGCGGTGGCGAACGGACCAATGGTAACGTCAGCCGGGTCGGGAATCACTCGGGCAGACACAGTGCGCGGTTTGCACTCTCGTTTCATAGCAGCCAAAAAGCAAAAGGCCAGCCCCGAGGGACTGGCCTTTTGCCTGAATCAATGGTGCCGTTGAAGTGAATCGAACACTCGACCTACTGATTACGAATCAGTTGCTCTACCAACTGAGCTACAACGGCGAAGAGCCGGGAATATACCGCAGGGTTTCGGATCGTACAAGTACCCTGCCCCAACCGCACAACCTGGGGAAAATACGGAGTCGACGTCATGGTTATAACAAACGATATACTGCGTTCGTAACTTTTTGTTACTTCTCCTCCGGATCGAATGCAATGGCGAAGACCCCGCAAATCGGCACCTGCCTGCTGTTTCCCGCAATCCTCGCCGTCGTGCTGAGTTCCGCCACAGCGGCAGGTCTGCACTTCATCCCCGCGCTCGCCCCCTACGCTGCGGCCATCGTCCTGATGCTCGGCCTCGCATACGGCGGAATTCTCCTTGCCGCCCGGTCGCTGGCGCTGCGCCGCCTCGGAGGCGATCTGCCGCACGTCGTAGGGCTGCTGAGCGGATTGTCCGGTGGGCGGCTCGCCGAGGCCGCCAATTCCGGCGCTTCCCCGGACAGCGTTTCGGGACATGCGACAGCCGCTCAACACACACTGCGAGGTGTGATCGACCACGTTGCGCGTGACGCGCAGGAACTCGCGGTGGGCGCGGGGCGCATGTCCGGACAGACGACCGAGATGGCGCTCACGCTGCAGATGCAGGCCAGCACGAACCACGAAGTCGCGACCGCGATCCACGAGATCGACCGCAACATCGCTCTCGTATCCGGGCTCGCAGCCGAAACCGAAGCCGATTCGCGCGACGTCGCAGAGCTGTCGCTCAGCGGCGAGCAGTTCGTGAGCCGCGCTTCCGAAAAGATGAGCCGGATCGTACAGTCGGTAACGACCTCGGCAGCGCAGATCGAATCCCTGGTCGCGAGCGTGCGCGAGATCGGCGGCATTGCGAAGATCATCGCCGAAATTGCAGACCAGACAAATCTCCTCGCCCTCAACGCCGCCATCGAGGCCGCACGTGCG
This genomic interval carries:
- a CDS encoding DUF2889 domain-containing protein, yielding MFGDCERELTHTRQITCRAFRRKDGLWEIEATVMDEKGEDVPFRSRAPVRAGEFMHHMGIDFLIDDNFTILDVRAVMRAAPWGACPAATESYGRLIGLQIGPGFGRQIRERIGSDQGCAHLTDLITQVGNTYMQASWPDRMAQQVAIDPDPRRWPDSRAVAFIGECLAWKRDGETLRQEYPELAQG
- a CDS encoding cupin domain-containing protein, whose translation is MPKSVSDPSRTVVAQRPDREIATRQRLPYFVGISGDSAGSRGLSMHLVVIPPGGVAAPHRHRGYETAIYVLEGCVETRFGPGLRERVVSSAGEFLFIPPDVPHQARNLSDVDPARAIVARNDPAEQENVVPYDPAEDSGAGGG